The Helicoverpa zea isolate HzStark_Cry1AcR chromosome 2, ilHelZeax1.1, whole genome shotgun sequence DNA window TTAATATAATTCGAATAGTTTCACTTGACAACATTATATTGCCACAAATTTGATGTAGTGTAGCCACTTACACAACAATAAAACTCACACAGCTTGTACACAAATAACCAGCACTGATAAAATCTCATACTTGGTGTGCAGAGTTATACAACATAAAATTTAACATAGTTCGGTACATtaattttttagttaaaaaaactaTCGCAACATGGCGTTACACCGCCAAGGACGCGACACGGACTGACTAacttgattgtttattttcgtaACTGAGTTTTTTGCGCTGCAGGCTGGCGAGCATCACGTCAGACGAGAGCGAGACGCCGCCCGAGCTGCCCGTCAAGACGCGCCGCAACATCCGCGTCGACGTACAACAACACTTCCCCACTGTTGAAATCAGGTGATTAGCACATACAGCCTTCACGCCGTCGCAATCTGTTGTGGCCGAGGCCTGTGTTATGTCGATATTAACCTATGTCGGTGTTGTCAGGCCGTCCCCGGTGTGCTCGCTGCACGGCGAGGCGCGGCCGCACACGCTGGCCGTGCATCAGCCGCCGCgaccgccgccgctgccgctcAAGAAAAAACACAGTCAGTATACTTTTTGCTTCATTTTTTACAATCCTCAAAAACTACAATGTAAACTACTTGACCCAATTTTGGTGGTGGAACgaaattatttctataaataaaaatctaataactttttacaacaaTTGCTAACTACAAGTCAATTTAATGCCTGCATATGCAAATGTTCCGACGGTTAATAatgaattgtaaatatgtatgtgaaTGTCAACGAAAGAAAACTGTGAATGTATCCTATTCTATTACACACTTATCACATTGTCAATGGCACTGTTCATGTTTATGTGAAtcctaaacaatattgttttcatGTCTGTGATTGATGACAATATATAAGGGCTTCCAGTTTTCACTCATTGGTTCTATGATTCTGAATATTCTTTGGTCATTGTGTTTTCTTGGGCGCTATGGTATATGAATGATAATGTAATGTGTGGGGCTATAACGGCATGTTTGTCTGTTGTGCCGGTGCGGCGCGGCAGTGTTCCAAAGCGTCGCGTACAGCGGTGAGTGGATCTATGCATGTAAAGCGCTACTTAGCTCCAAAAAACATCCGTTTTATGAAGATGCAAGCATATTTGTTTCATTATGTTTTAGACATAAAGGTCCACTCCAAGAAACGACATGTTGGAGACTCATCAGACGTGCTTTAGCAGTCAACAAGCTTCTTGTCACTCACACTAGAAAAATTAGGCGCCGAATTCACTGTCGATGTTAGGCGGCTTTATCGTGAATTTCCAAACCCATTTATGGCACATTTCTTGCAATAATTACAAGCGATGTGGCAATAAAGAGTTTGCATCATGGTGGTCGCCTTGCTTGCTTTCCACGTGCGATATGACGACGTGTATGCACAAGCTTCGCAGCTTACAAGCGTTGGTTAACAAAGCGGAACTCGGTTCGCGCCGTAGTTAATTATCACCAAAGATAATGAATGTTGTTAGCGCTTCATTACGATCATGTGTTATTGCTGTTTCATGTTAATAAAATCTTCGAAAAACGCATTTTCGCCTACGCTCTTATTAAATGAGAACATATCTTTGACTAACTGAAAGGTGTATTATACTTTAAACTTGtatacattttagaaaaaaaagactTTAAGAACTTATATTGGGAAAATTCTATTGTTAATTTTACCTGCCTTGTAAACTTCTCACGTTACAGCTAAAGGTGAAAAATAAGTCCTAAAATGCTATACAGTGTTTAATTCAATTACGCCTTGTGTTATTACCGTGGAGTGTTACTAAACCGTATTGTCTGTTTAGTAATGGCGTACATGGAGATGTTTGGAAACTGCAGTCATCCGCCGAACAACGCCGCGGCCCCGCCGGATATGTTCCGTCACTCTATACACACATATAATATGGCTAGGTACGTATAGACTCGCGTTAGCAATACTTATTAACAatgcaattttatattattttaactgtGTTTGCAGTCACAgggttttaaatataatatgtgatCTTTTTTATATGCAGCGCCAAACAAATTACCGATGGCTCCATAAGTTTGCAGCGGCAACAAGTTCAGCGCTCCATAGCGCAATCGTTCACTGTCCAGCATTTTGGAAACCCACCAATGAGGTATGAAGCATACAAATTTTCGCCATTCCAAGacctatacatttttttgtatgattggctatataaaattttctttttttagcaGTGGCTCTGAAGACAGTGTTAACATTACTTCGAGTGGTACTAGTCCCATCCCGCTGGAGCCGCCGCCAGCCCTGCCGCCTAAGATGAATAAGACTAAACAGGTGTGAATTAAACTGTTACAATAATATGTACCGCCCCTATGTTTTtcagtgcatttatttattctttacttTTGTAGCTCTCAGTTAACTCAAGCAACGAACTATTGCCTCCTCCGTCGCCGCGGCCGTCGTCGCATAATAGCTCCACTGATGAAACTGTTTTGAATAACGTAAGTCATTCACGGTCTTATTAATCTTTTTAGCAAATACAGAATTCCTTAACTAATTATGATTGCCTCTTGGTTTCAGAATTCCGATGAATCATTTACAAGCGCCACGGCGCCCGGAAAGTTTCCGCTCGAGGACGAGTTGGAAATGCTCGTGCAACAACAACCTACGCCGTCGCCTGTACCATCACAGGTATAACAATGACTGATTTATTCTACTGAAGTATTTTTGTACGAAttcgattttttattatgttttatttttataacagcgAAGTGAAGGCAGCACGGAACCTCCCCCGGCTGCAGTGGAGGCTAACAGCGAGCCTCCGGCCGCGGACCCGGACGACATCATCCTGCAGACGGACGTGAGCGCGTGGCTGGTGCTGAAGGGGCCCAGCAAGGACGGGCCCGAGGTGCGCGGCGGACAGCCCGACGCGCTCATCGTGCTCGCCACCAAAGCTACCAAAGGTACGACACACTCAAATATGGATATGGGATCATTTACTTGTATTGCCGATATGCATCACCCTGAATGATCGCGgtaaaattatatacataccTTAATCATCTCATTGTTCATTGACATGGTGGCAGACATTAATATTGCATTTTGGTTCCTGGACATAATATATGACGACTGAAAATATATCTAGACTCAAACTGTTTAAAACAATACCACCATAAAATTTTTAACTACTCCTTTAGCTTAAGTCATGTCTTATCATTGCTTTTAACTTTTCAACTGTCATGCTTTCACTTTACAGAAACGGACGAGTGTAAGTGGTTGAACCATTCTTTAATATGGGCTGGATGACTTGCTGGttctatatttttctaatatttgGAGGCTTGTGGAGTTTTGCTTCGTTTTAGTGTTTGTAATGCTAATGTATTGTAGTGCTGATTACCTGAAACCAATTGGCCTTTTAATGTAGCTtgaatatttaatcaaaataaaataatataattcttcAATAGAGCACACATTATTGTGCGGGAACAATAAATGGATGATCGAATAGTGTCGCGCTATTTGGTAAAGTACCTTGTTTGTGTCCTGTCATGGTCATGTGTGCTGAGCTCTCGCACAGGCTTTTTCTGTATAATAACAACTTACAAAGTTTAGTAGTAGTGGAATGCTGCTGTAATGATGTTTTAGCTTTGTTTCTAGTTATTTATGactcctaaatatttttttataactctCTTAATCTTAGTTGGCCACGATATTTATCAgtttttcgtatttttatactttttgtacaagcataaaaaatatgtttaaatacGTCATTTCATTcaatagaatattattttcacaCTTTTGAAGCTAAATTAATTAGAACACCAAGCTATCGTACCGTGCTTCTGTAGCTTCGATAATAAATGCCATGGAGTCCTTCGCACACGGCGCCTATCGTAATCCGAGCGTAAGACGTGAAGCAATCTCTTTTCAAACACTCGTATACACCGTAAGGCGCTTATTACACGGAGCAACATTAGTTAAGGCAACTATCAAATTTGCTGGGCACTGGGAGAGGGAGGGAAGAAGTGAAATAGCCCAAAGCGTTGCTACTGACGGTTAAGGAAATCGGCACCTTTAAAAATCGCTTAATATGGCAATAAGAAATTGACTTAATCATCGGCAGCAACTGAAAATTGTTGACTATCACCGGACCTCTAAAGTCGAGTTCCTAGGTATAAACCAATTGaaaatttttttatgttatcagCCAGTGGCCAGATGCTGCAATAGTTGCTACATTTAGAAAGCGTCTTAACATACGTGTTCGCATTGCTCTCGTCTTACTCGTGGCTTACATAGGGCCTTGTGCGAAGGCATAGCGCAACAGTATGTGGTTGAGTGTGTGGCTGTGTCCGCAGACTTCACGTACCAGGAGGCGTTCCTGGCGACGTACCGCACGTGGGTGTCGCCCAGCGGGCTGGTGGCGCGGCTGGTGCGGCGAGCGCAGCACTTCCGCCCGCGCCCGCACGAGCTGCGCTCCACGCTGTGTCTGCTGACTCGTGTCGTTGCCGACCTCACGTAAGTATCCACGGTACTGCTTGTCTACCTACTTACAATAGACGCGGCGAAATATTTGGGCCCTAAGATTTATTGCCGTCGCTTCGTCAAGAAGATTCACAGTGGATTAAACTATTTaactacctatataaaattaaaccaGCTGTCATGTCGCCAATTTACCAATCAATATGTATTTAACAATATGCTGTGTTAGTTTAACGGTATAAAGCACATAAGATCGTCTTGACTGCAGTGGTTTTTTCTTGTGATATCCAGATGGACAAGCTCTTTTAAATGTAAAAGATGGTTCCAATATATCCAACTCGCCTAGATTCTTGATCTATTAACAACATTCCATTTAACTTCAGGATGTCGGATCTGGACTGCCCGCTGATGCAGGAGATAATGGAGTTCATTTACTGGCTCGTGGACGCTGAGGAGTTGATTATCGCCAAGACTCTCAGACAGATTCTAGTCgacaaacaaaaacaactaCACTTCCAGCAGGTCAGTAACAATAACTGCTGTACGTTCACATTCACATGAAACTTAAATATATCATAAAATCGTGAACAGGAATAATGAACTCttgcaatattttatgtacGTTACAGACTAACAACAGATACGAGTACGACAACCCTTGCTACGGCAGCGTGTCAACTCGTCGCGATACTCTCCTGGACTTCAAGGCGACAGAGCTAGCGGAACAGATGACGCTACTCGACGCCGCGTTGTTCGTACGTCTGACCACTGCCGAGGTGTTACTGTGGCCGCGCGACCAATCGGAGGAGAGCTCGCCCAACCTCACGCGCTTCACTGAACACTTCAATAAGATGAGCTATTGGGCTCGCTCTAGGATCTTGGAACAGGTGAGATAAGTCCTCCCATGAATGTAAATGGTAGAATATGGAGaacttttataaatgtaatgactgactcttcaaataaatatttataatacatattgaaacttattttattttttcatttaatggCCTATATACAATTGATACACTGTTAATTTTAATGAGACAAGCATAGTGTACAATATAGTGCGATAGACGGCATGCAAAATTTTGAATCTAACTTACTTATTCCAGGAGGAGGCCCGCGAGCGCGAGAAATACGCAAACAAATTCTTGAAAGTAATGAAGGCGTTACGCAAGATCAACAACTTCAATTCGTACCTAGCGTTGGTTTCTGCGCTGGACTCCCCGCCAGTTCGGCGACTGGGCTGGCCGCGGTCCATAGTGGACACGCTGCACGAGTACTGCACCATCATCGACTCGTCCTCCTCCTTCCGCAACTACCGCCAGGCGCTGGCTGAGACCCAATCGCCTTGCATACCCTACATGTATGTtaactatgtatattattattgtatcaaGCACAATAAAATTTATAGATCCTTATTAATAAGCTTTATAACAAGACATACACTACaataataaagctgaaaagtgctttctttagggtgcgtccacatctggcgaatgccgcgaatgtgcagctcgcgagccgtttgcgacctgcccgcgagctgcgcgcgtgcatttttgttcgtgcgccgcttctgcgccgcccgcgcgcagttcgcgcgcgacctaagcgccgcacgcgatcagcgcgcaggcagcgcgcgacgcgctctttattaaataataaacggaactgtaagggcgagaactgagtgcgcgcagatcgc harbors:
- the LOC124640449 gene encoding guanine nucleotide-releasing factor 2 isoform X11, with the protein product MRSPAQQHHRPHLSSNISRSHSPLSPKIRNMANKMNTAEDGEVTPAKELERLVKEVTFGLKHFSDVITKGKLEMLPDNGTIVFESIANIHKAIKPYCSRSPQLTSAVKRLCAALATLIRLCDEITALSLRADASNEELDTSAEALSPEYVSSVVKGVTGAVEEVSALAQQHMTRPALSPRPALVSPRSSTQRNSLPDIPLTPKERSLLTGESGAEGGVRASHSSESVLDAPDSPPPKPARPNRKIELAPPLPPKRKSANDNSLLALSIDRLSLQSHSSGSLDSMLNVSNDEERNAHDSTNHDHVFATPPSSELVGMCSCNNATELRASLESHESHMNSTHAHVHSNHNRFSNESGFVSVGHAEMSAEHSFHSSFSSHHYTSHTDSIFNSTDCVTELKCTLQSFESRMNVTNMNSITTHQSSKLASITSDESETPPELPVKTRRNIRVDVQQHFPTVEIRPSPVCSLHGEARPHTLAVHQPPRPPPLPLKKKHMFQSVAYSVMAYMEMFGNCSHPPNNAAAPPDMFRHSIHTYNMASAKQITDGSISLQRQQVQRSIAQSFTVQHFGNPPMSSGSEDSVNITSSGTSPIPLEPPPALPPKMNKTKQLSVNSSNELLPPPSPRPSSHNSSTDETVLNNNSDESFTSATAPGKFPLEDELEMLVQQQPTPSPVPSQRSEGSTEPPPAAVEANSEPPAADPDDIILQTDVSAWLVLKGPSKDGPEVRGGQPDALIVLATKATKETDEYFTYQEAFLATYRTWVSPSGLVARLVRRAQHFRPRPHELRSTLCLLTRVVADLTMSDLDCPLMQEIMEFIYWLVDAEELIIAKTLRQILVDKQKQLHFQQTNNRYEYDNPCYGSVSTRRDTLLDFKATELAEQMTLLDAALFVRLTTAEVLLWPRDQSEESSPNLTRFTEHFNKMSYWARSRILEQEEAREREKYANKFLKVMKALRKINNFNSYLALVSALDSPPVRRLGWPRSIVDTLHEYCTIIDSSSSFRNYRQALAETQSPCIPYIGLVLQDLTFVHIGNPDLLPEGCINFTKRWQQYHIMENMKRFYKEQYKFKKNERILAMFNEFDDLLSEEAMWQVSESIKPRGGRARAPPAHPHPPAQAAA
- the LOC124640449 gene encoding guanine nucleotide-releasing factor 2 isoform X8, whose product is MTSTPKTDKCGQENESGSEGSSGHRGSLRGANKLARRARSFKDDLLERISNMRSPAQQHHRPHLSSNISRSHSPLSPKIRNMANKMNTAEDGEVTPAKELERLVKEVTFGLKHFSDVITKGKLEMLPDNGTIVFESIANIHKAIKPYCSRSPQLTSAVKRLCAALATLIRLCDEITALSLRADASNEELDTSAEALSPEYVSSVVKGVTGAVEEVSALAQQHMTRPALSPRPALVSPRSSTQRNSLPDIPLTPKERSLLTGESGAEGGVRASHSSESVLDAPDSPPPKPARPNRKIELAPPLPPKRKSANDNSLLALSIDRLSLQSHSSGSLDSMLNVSNDEERNAHDSTNHDHVFATPPSSELVGMCSCNNATELRASLESHESHMNSTHAHVHSNHNRFSNESGFVSVGHAEMSAEHSFHSSFSSHHYTSHTDSIFNSTDCVTELKCTLQSFESRMNVTNMNSITTHQSSKLASITSDESETPPELPVKTRRNIRVDVQQHFPTVEIRPSPVCSLHGEARPHTLAVHQPPRPPPLPLKKKHMFQSVAYSVMAYMEMFGNCSHPPNNAAAPPDMFRHSIHTYNMASAKQITDGSISLQRQQVQRSIAQSFTVQHFGNPPMSSGSEDSVNITSSGTSPIPLEPPPALPPKMNKTKQLSVNSSNELLPPPSPRPSSHNSSTDETVLNNNSDESFTSATAPGKFPLEDELEMLVQQQPTPSPVPSQRSEGSTEPPPAAVEANSEPPAADPDDIILQTDVSAWLVLKGPSKDGPEVRGGQPDALIVLATKATKETDEYFTYQEAFLATYRTWVSPSGLVARLVRRAQHFRPRPHELRSTLCLLTRVVADLTMSDLDCPLMQEIMEFIYWLVDAEELIIAKTLRQILVDKQKQLHFQQTNNRYEYDNPCYGSVSTRRDTLLDFKATELAEQMTLLDAALFVRLTTAEVLLWPRDQSEESSPNLTRFTEHFNKMSYWARSRILEQEEAREREKYANKFLKVMKALRKINNFNSYLALVSALDSPPVRRLGWPRSIVDTLHEYCTIIDSSSSFRNYRQALAETQSPCIPYIGLVLQDLTFVHIGNPDLLPEGCINFTKRWQQYHIMENMKRFYKEQYKFKKNERILAMFNEFDDLLSEEAMWQVSESIKPRGGRARAPPAHPHPPAQAAA
- the LOC124640449 gene encoding guanine nucleotide-releasing factor 2 isoform X9, with product MSSALRSPVGEWFNKRTNRLQRRFANNGKRRSHSPLSPKIRNMANKMNTAEDGEVTPAKELERLVKEVTFGLKHFSDVITKGKLEMLPDNGTIVFESIANIHKAIKPYCSRSPQLTSAVKRLCAALATLIRLCDEITALSLRADASNEELDTSAEALSPEYVSSVVKGVTGAVEEVSALAQQHMTRPALSPRPALVSPRSSTQRNSLPDIPLTPKERSLLTGESGAEGGVRASHSSESVLDAPDSPPPKPARPNRKIELAPPLPPKRKSANDNSLLALSIDRLSLQSHSSGSLDSMLNVSNDEERNAHDSTNHDHVFATPPSSELVGMCSCNNATELRASLESHESHMNSTHAHVHSNHNRFSNESGFVSVGHAEMSAEHSFHSSFSSHHYTSHTDSIFNSTDCVTELKCTLQSFESRMNVTNMNSITTHQSSKLASITSDESETPPELPVKTRRNIRVDVQQHFPTVEIRPSPVCSLHGEARPHTLAVHQPPRPPPLPLKKKHMFQSVAYSVMAYMEMFGNCSHPPNNAAAPPDMFRHSIHTYNMASAKQITDGSISLQRQQVQRSIAQSFTVQHFGNPPMSSGSEDSVNITSSGTSPIPLEPPPALPPKMNKTKQLSVNSSNELLPPPSPRPSSHNSSTDETVLNNNSDESFTSATAPGKFPLEDELEMLVQQQPTPSPVPSQRSEGSTEPPPAAVEANSEPPAADPDDIILQTDVSAWLVLKGPSKDGPEVRGGQPDALIVLATKATKETDEYFTYQEAFLATYRTWVSPSGLVARLVRRAQHFRPRPHELRSTLCLLTRVVADLTMSDLDCPLMQEIMEFIYWLVDAEELIIAKTLRQILVDKQKQLHFQQTNNRYEYDNPCYGSVSTRRDTLLDFKATELAEQMTLLDAALFVRLTTAEVLLWPRDQSEESSPNLTRFTEHFNKMSYWARSRILEQEEAREREKYANKFLKVMKALRKINNFNSYLALVSALDSPPVRRLGWPRSIVDTLHEYCTIIDSSSSFRNYRQALAETQSPCIPYIGLVLQDLTFVHIGNPDLLPEGCINFTKRWQQYHIMENMKRFYKEQYKFKKNERILAMFNEFDDLLSEEAMWQVSESIKPRGGRARAPPAHPHPPAQAAA
- the LOC124640449 gene encoding guanine nucleotide-releasing factor 2 isoform X10 is translated as MSSALRSPVGEWFNKRTNRLQRRFANNGKRSHSPLSPKIRNMANKMNTAEDGEVTPAKELERLVKEVTFGLKHFSDVITKGKLEMLPDNGTIVFESIANIHKAIKPYCSRSPQLTSAVKRLCAALATLIRLCDEITALSLRADASNEELDTSAEALSPEYVSSVVKGVTGAVEEVSALAQQHMTRPALSPRPALVSPRSSTQRNSLPDIPLTPKERSLLTGESGAEGGVRASHSSESVLDAPDSPPPKPARPNRKIELAPPLPPKRKSANDNSLLALSIDRLSLQSHSSGSLDSMLNVSNDEERNAHDSTNHDHVFATPPSSELVGMCSCNNATELRASLESHESHMNSTHAHVHSNHNRFSNESGFVSVGHAEMSAEHSFHSSFSSHHYTSHTDSIFNSTDCVTELKCTLQSFESRMNVTNMNSITTHQSSKLASITSDESETPPELPVKTRRNIRVDVQQHFPTVEIRPSPVCSLHGEARPHTLAVHQPPRPPPLPLKKKHMFQSVAYSVMAYMEMFGNCSHPPNNAAAPPDMFRHSIHTYNMASAKQITDGSISLQRQQVQRSIAQSFTVQHFGNPPMSSGSEDSVNITSSGTSPIPLEPPPALPPKMNKTKQLSVNSSNELLPPPSPRPSSHNSSTDETVLNNNSDESFTSATAPGKFPLEDELEMLVQQQPTPSPVPSQRSEGSTEPPPAAVEANSEPPAADPDDIILQTDVSAWLVLKGPSKDGPEVRGGQPDALIVLATKATKETDEYFTYQEAFLATYRTWVSPSGLVARLVRRAQHFRPRPHELRSTLCLLTRVVADLTMSDLDCPLMQEIMEFIYWLVDAEELIIAKTLRQILVDKQKQLHFQQTNNRYEYDNPCYGSVSTRRDTLLDFKATELAEQMTLLDAALFVRLTTAEVLLWPRDQSEESSPNLTRFTEHFNKMSYWARSRILEQEEAREREKYANKFLKVMKALRKINNFNSYLALVSALDSPPVRRLGWPRSIVDTLHEYCTIIDSSSSFRNYRQALAETQSPCIPYIGLVLQDLTFVHIGNPDLLPEGCINFTKRWQQYHIMENMKRFYKEQYKFKKNERILAMFNEFDDLLSEEAMWQVSESIKPRGGRARAPPAHPHPPAQAAA